The genomic region AAACTGTTTGTAACAAGATGTAAATCTGCTGAAATCTTTGTTTACTGACACGTTTTAGGCAGTTTGGCTGGTTTATTGAACAAACTGACTGCTGACTTACTGGTCCAGTGTTGTCACGAGTGAAATACCTTCAATAACTGGACATGAATCTCGTTCAGACTGACAAGTCTGTGGTTACTTCAATGTTTTCTACTAGTTTTGTATAGATTTACAGCCATTCATCTCCTATTGTGCAACAATCAGCTATTACGATTAGCTAGCCTGCTTTCTCTGCCTCTTAGCTCCGCGGCAGCTGAACGAGTGACTGAGGACGTGCTTAACTTCTTCGCCTGAATCTATTTCATCAATCAGAGTGAGAGTCAAACAATTATATTTGGATTTCCCTTTGTTTAAATGATATTTGCCATTTCAATATCTATCACTAGCTTGTCTATATGAGTCTTTCAAAAAAAAGGGGGTAAATGTGAaatggtggaggtggtgggtggggggttgggggggggtagCTAAGACTTTAGCCAAGACTAGCATATGTTAGTCATGCCTAATATCACCTGTGTCGTCAAATAATTCTCcaactttctcttttctcccagGTTTGACTAAAAAAGtttttggtttttctttttttgcaacAGAGATAACTGAGCTTAAAAGTGTTAAACGTGTCTAAAGCATTAACAAAAGTTTCCAAATATGAAATAAGGAAACAAAATGCTTGTTCTTAATGCTTGTACATGTTCTTAATGAAATCAGGGAAAATAACAGACATAGGCCGATTAAAGACAAAGGTaccaaaggggttctttggGGCTTTGTCATAGAATTAATTTTGGTGCCCTAAAGAATGTTTTGACAAGCCATTTCAGATCCACtgctgtaaatgagatgtgcaggTGTGAAGCACCTTTTTAGAGAAAACCTAAGCATAATATAaacagtcatatacaaaagttGTGGTCAAATGAAGGTATAATTAGCCAACCTGGGTAAGACATACAATCCAATCAATGGAATTCTGCCAAACTtatacacacttctgcacactgtaatgcacaattactgtttatttgtggaaCTGAACAAGTTGGGAAAAATATAATACACATGGTCTGTGCAAAAGGTCTTGAATAttttttatgtcttattttcttaATGTTTTTCAATGCAATTccacaaacaaataaagattGTGTCCTAAACTGTGCGGATTtgaatgccatatttaagttgaGGACGTGTTagcttactttcacttagaaaatcaacaaagaaaGTTAAATAACTTAAGTTTGGTAGGAAGACCAAGGCCGAACCCAACCCGCCTTTGTCACCACCACCCTGTCTCCCCCTTTCTCCATGAcatctttctcttgcttttatTGCTCCTGCTTCCTTAATCCACCCCAGAACTCCTGTGCAAGCCTCTCAGAGTTCCCTCCTCGGTTCCCAGCTCGGTTTCAGGTGTGATCCCAACGGGCAATTTGACAGAGGGTGTTCAGAATTTTCCATAGGATTGTatgttctataccaattaacCCCTTCAATGGCCAGTGTCCACTGCtggacccaaagttttattacacacttctataacctcagccagtttgcattgaggtccatgtagttattgagtaataagccttagtatgtaataagtcttgaattttaagggtttaaaggGTTTTTTACTAGAGCCAGTTTGACCACCTAAAACATTTAAGGGCCTTTATGTTTAAGAGCATAACTCAATTGTTTAGCCTCTATGGCTATCACATAATCATAGCCATAGAAGGATTAATATTCTGGACAACAACACAAGCATGAGAGTCAGTTCACGTCAGGAATGTACATGCCACTTAGCTAAATAAAGCCTATAAGGATGCCTATGGAGCAGCTCTCATAGGACTAATAATCATTGTTGCTGTCGTTCGCCGATACTAAGCTGCTGCTTTCGTGAATCATGCAGTTGTAATCTCAGTTGGAAAGTTCACTGATGGTTGCTTAACAGCACTAGCCTCATAGGTTATATTTGGACCGCTATTGTGCCAGTCATTGAACCGACTGTTGAACAAGTACAAGGCCAGCATGAGTGGTCTGCTTTATGATTAGATAATTCTGCTGGTATTAGGGTGCAAGCCAGTTTTTGGCTGTGTGGCTGCTTTTAGCACATTCGCACATCAGATAGGCCCATCCAGGAGGGTCTTATCCACCAACACCTTTCAGCAGCCACGGCACAAAaaagagccaaaaaaaaaaacttcctgaAACTCGTTCATTCCTGAGCTGTTATGACTTCTCAGCAACAGtcagttcagttagtttaaacGTTTCTCCAAAGGTGTTTCTATGTCACCACACACTGGAGTGTCAATGCACAGTTAATGCATGAGGGACGTGCACTGAGATGGGCTCTAGACTCTAACCCTTATCAGCTGCTTGGCTCAAAAGCTAACGGCACTTTCCAAAATCAAACACTCCTCAGCCCAACAGCAAGCTGCGGAGAGTAAAACAACTGCAGTGGCCTTATCTGAAACAGTCCTACTCATCACAGACACTCTTCAGAATGGATAATCAGCGTCCAGCTGAAAGGGAATTGTGGCTATTTCATGAAGGCCAGGGAGAATTGACGGCGTGTGGTGAGTGATATTATGTGAGTGCTTTTTTCCATCTACATTTGGAGAAATTAGATTAATCAGCGTTCAAAGCTGGATGCTCTGAGGGGAATTCCAAAATaagaagagaaaaataattCAATACTGCGCTCCACCTCCAAACAGATGAGGTTACGAATATGTCTGAGAAGGTTCAAATTTGGTGGCTGTTGAATATGGTAAGTGTAGAAAGCttactcagaaaaaaggcaagATCCAATCATTTGTCCAGAACTCACTGATTCATTCAAGATTCGCTGATTCCAAACCAGTGATTCATTCAtccatgaaaaaaaatgatcacaattggttctttgagtgatgccatagaacagaggtcactaatatCCATACTAATAGGCGGACCTTGGTCCAAGTCCCAGACGCTGTCCAatgcagacctggacctataactgataaactatggagaattatatCATTTCTATGGGGTGGTCAAATTTTAATCGGCATAACTTTTCTAACCTTTACGGTGCCACTTTAGTGGCCTGGGAAACTCACAGGCCAATCGCGTGCGATGTAAATATCACATGtcacgctactcagccaatcagatctgtgcattatgatgagcactgagactcgagtaaGTGACGtgcacacaggggagggacgaggtgagaaacagcagtcggagaagaaagtgagtcagagggaggttATTTCACATGTCGTgatctaaaaaaagaaaactgccaataaatgttgaaaaatgactgaattgtactttatttgatttgacattcagttgttgactgcaTAATATGTTGATATATAACTACTGGgttacttcagtaaacagtatatggcactgaatcatgatgcaagttagacattatgatgttccaaATTTAACTGTTCCTAGAACTTTTATatcatgtggaggttctttcaactttaaaaagatttttttcacttaatcttatttccaaaaatggttccataAACAACCATCCATTTAAAGgatctttagggaaccaaaaaggggttcttctacattctcagaaataaaggtactaaactgacacttgtcactgtggtggtaccttCAAGTGtacatctcagtccctttagtatAACTTAACATAACTATACCACAATTGTATTgcctccacacaccccgtctcattattacattaagttatgaaaatgtacaaatgcattctttttatcttttcacaCCACATTACggcattttctttcattctgaAAGCTTGTCAGAGGTGCGTGGGTCTAGGTATTTGTAATAAGCTATGAGTGGTCATTCAATTTTTAAGATTTTGTGAAAGGTGTGCTATGACTGATTTGAAAGTTCATTTTCTTtcagaaatgatgaaaaatctTAACTTTAATTCCCAATGTCTTGCAGGAAGTAGCAGAGAAAAGGGAGGatattttgaaatgtagtggggTGTAAGTGAAAgactcaaaaaagaaaaatactttaattttttaaagagTACTTAAGCAGAGTAACGCAACATTTGTGCTTTATCACTGTCCGCCACTGACTGAAACAGAaccaaaacaatttaaaatcaCAGACTTTGTTTAGTTATGGTCTGTAATGCCATGTGCCACCATGGGTCTGTCATAGGCTAATGCCACATAACTCATGGCCAGCATTATGCTGGGTGCATTGAAATGGACATATACACCATTTAAGAATTCAGGGCACAATTACACCACTTGTACCATGTTAACCAGAAATTTACCTGCacaaaacctttatttctaacagtgcatgGCACCATTTAATAAAGTGTTTCTAGCACACCTTTGATGACGCATGCAAAATTCAGTTTTGTCAATAAACTCTCAACACAACTGAAGGTCAGTGGTAAATCTGAGACTTCTATGCAAGTAATCTTGGAACTTGCACAAGAATGTTTCCCAGGTTTTCATGAGCTACTAATTCCAACTTTGCTCTTTGAAAACCTTCACTTACACAAGCATATCACTGATATcggatgaaaaccttgtatttccttttttattttttggcgtaaattgaaaatgcttgttgccctttccttcccttttttgtaaatttcatggtgaattggccaaaagaaatgacccaaaacggcttggaaaaaaattctggttccactgacttacattaaaaataaagtctcttttttccttctcctgtaaagtcgtcattttggagatacgatgttttcttctgacaacagcattCATCAGTAAATGCTTAACCATCTGGAAATCGCTCCTCTACCAAATGGTGATACTTGTGCCATATTTTGTGGTAAACAAAACCCTTATTTGGTGCACCCGACAATGTGTGTCAGGCAGAACAGTGTATCTTATCTtactaagctaagctaagctaagctaagataagataagataagataagataagataatcctttattagtcccacagcagggaaattcacaggGGAAATTACAAAGCATGAATGCTTTTTAAAACATAACTAAAAGGTTAGCTTTGAATTTCAGGACTGCAGAATAAAACCTTTCCCTTGAAGGACAATGGCCTTTTTTTATTATCAGCAACGTCAGCTAAAtggtaaatgaaaaatgttaggCCCATTGTCCTCAGTTTGCAGTGCAGTTTACTAGGAGACCAAAAtgtacaataaaatgtaaacatcattCCCAGATGTTTGAATACATATCATTAGACTCTTTAAACAACTGCCTGCCCAGGGCGACCATGTGACATACTAGATGTTTGAATAAAGAAAGGATTTTCATGAGCTTCCAGTTTTATACAGTGTTCTGCTCGGTTTTGCTTTTACAGCTCTTCACaaacctgattcagctcaaaAAGGATTAGCTTGAACATGAAACTGTGCAGGACAGGTGGAGCCTACAGGATTGGAGGTAGAAAACACTCTGAAGCTCCATTTTGCAGTTTGATTTATTGCCAACACTGACAACCTGAAATTCCAATGTATGGAATTCCAGTATGACCTGGATTCATAGACCCACCACTGTGGTTTCAGCCCTCTTTGTTCAGGGACttctgtcatttattttttattatacaacagttagttctggtcATGGAAgctggttgagaagcgttctgaCAAGGCGATATTTCATCATAATAttacaggtttttcacaaacactgtatcactcagTTACAGTTCGACAGCTGTAAGAGACGCTCCAGCCATTTGAACGGTTTTACTTCTtcctttgccacaaacagaaaatggacacttttaagatcacatttgaccaacaACCGAGTTGGTCAGGctctgaagatgagatgacACTAAACTCCCAAACTGTattcaccactgagcagcttttcagttggcagctgtgacagaacaacagctgaacaacctggaatcagccagaaatgaacccaataccattcaccaaacatgtagtctgatcttccgagtctgaccaaatcagactgagctgctgcaataaaataaaaaaaaaaacctgctcagtggtgatgacagttgaGGAATTTAGTGGaaagagctggagaacgaactgctggctgtgcagcgagtgggtggagcaCGTTATTCTGACGGAGCCATGAGCTGCTTCACAGGGAACTATAATCTGGCGGAGGGAACTGTGAACATTAACAcatattaaatgacatgttcacagcctaatttattaatttcttactttatttatttaactgttgcatAAATgcaatagaacacttgaggtAGTGTGTTATTGctataacatcatggctgtgatgatctatggcgtccaaatcacagctgtgatgttattttgcgatAACATACTTCATCTCATGTTCTACTCCTTAAGTAAACCACAGCCAAATAGGTTATGATGAAAAGCAAGGCAGGGATTCAAATAAGGATTCATTGGCATGAGCTAAATGGCTCTCAAGTGCACAAGCAGTTGATCATAACACAATCACAGAGCAGACTTTTCCCATAAACCCATCAAACATAGAACGCACATCTTGTAAAAGTGCAGAATTAACTAAAGGCCATTGAATCTAGTTAATTGAGTTAATCAAATGAATCTGATGAACactcttgaaaataaatgtgtggAGAACGTTTTTTGGAGCAGTGCCACAGAAGAACCTATTTTGGTTTCAATGGATGTTTCCATAAAGAAACAGAGATAAAAGAACCTCCACAACATGGCAAGATGGCCCTATGTCACAGTGTTAACTAACCAAAACCCAACATCTGCTAAACATCACAGCATTAAAGCCCTTCTAATGTGGGATACAGACAACATTAGACCTGGGTATTTTGTGGGATGTCAGTTGTGGTGTTGGGTAAACAAAATCCAATGTCTGTCAAAATGTCTCATCACAACTTCATACGCACTGCTGTTcgaaaacaacacatttatacaaacataaatatgcTTAAAATATGTCATACCAAGAAATTGTGACATTACAGCTCTTTAATAAATTTGTCTAAAGTATCTTCCTGTTGTttgacacacgcacacacaagcacagGATACGGATTTTGGGCGACAGCACTGCAGAACGACAGAGCGGCCTGTTTTGactgattggtcactccaaaTTCACAAGGCAAAATAGTTGCAGGTGATTGGGTGAGGAGACGGAGGAGACGGAGACAAACTGGGTAAGTATTAAGTGATTATAATTGATTTGGGTTGTACAGCAATGCACGCTTGACTGAAGTTCAGTCGAGCTAATAAGCTGCAAGGTTAAACTGGTTAACCTGAAGAAGCTAGGTTTCTGTTAGCAGCTAATTCTagccagagctggtttatgaggagcctggccacttcctattctcctcgttatataaaaaaaacaggactactaaacagcagagggcgcccaatGCATGGGAGTAAATGCAGCTCAACAGCTTTCTGATGTCAAATTGAAATCCCGTGCCTGCTGGGCGATTAAGTGTCCAGtttgtggaagtacaaggtaggtgtttctaataaagtggccagatgTATATGTTTATACATCTTTGCTCTCCTCAGGAATCTCTCCTCAGAGATCTCTTTTTCCATCATGCTGAATACTATGTTGCTTGGGGTCCAGGCAGAGACCTCCAACAAACCTGACTTGTCTTTGGCTAATAAGGTGCTCAACGGCATTAACTGGGTTGTGGTAGCCGTCTTCTACCTGGAGATCGCGCTGAAATGGATGGTGGACTTCTGGCTGTTTTGGAGAAACGCATGGAACATCTTTGATTTCATCCTCACCTTTCTGAGAACATGTCCTTCAGCAGCACTAACACGAAAGCCACTGGAGTAGTAAAGGTTCTCTGCACCTTTCGAGTCCTTCGTGCACTGAAGATCACAGCCAAATTCAGGCAGGTTAGACTGTTGGCCCTGTTGGCCATAACAAGATCTGTTAAGGATCTGGTACCtgtctttctgcttctgttaaTACCGATGTACATCTTCGCTGTGACGGGCATTCCACTGTTTAAAGAACAAACTCAGTATGACGCTGAGAACCTCACCTACGGCAAAAGTTTCGAAGGCATAAGCAACTCTTTCAGCACCGTCTTCAGATTGCTCACCATCGATCACTGGTACTCCCTGCTGGAGGATGGATGGAACGTCCCAGATCTGAACAAAGTCGCCTGCGGTGCCTTCGTGATCAGCTGGATCATCGTTGGTTCCTTCATTTTCTGCCATCTTTTTGTGGGCTTCATGGTGAGCAACTTTGGAGTTCACCAGGAGTGACTTTGTGAAAGAGGTTCAGTCGATTGAGAAACATCAGAAAGCAGATTTGTTTAAGGCTGAAATTCTAAACAAGACAATGAGCCAAACAAGCATCCAGGTGGAGACTTCAGCATCCACCACTCTTTGCTCCCCAGACCAGACAGATGTTGACTGGGAGACCAAAGTGATGCAGTATTTAGACGCAATCAAGGAGCAGGAAGAGGACGAGCAGGAGGTGGTCTGGCCCAGGGACACCCTCTTCAGACACTATGAGCAGATGGAGGAGCTACAGTGCAACCTGGAGGAGAAGACGCTGCATCATCTAAAGTTAGTCCTGGGTGAATTGTGGGAATTGTAGTGCAGTTGTAGTTTATAGTGTAGATGTTTAGAGGTGGGAATGCTAaggtgttagaaataaaggtctCTAATCGCTGTTTTCCTCTGTCTTCCAGTTCAGGCACTGCTTAACCTTAGTGACATGTAGTGCCCTAAGGAGCCTGACGTGTCCCTCCAGCTGAAGCTACAGGGCAGCCAAAAGGTGAGGACACAGTTGCAGTGCACACTAGTCTAAGCCCCATCTTAACTGAGGCTGGAACACCCCAACACAgattacagtggtgatgatgcaCCTTTGGCTTACCATCAACCAATAAAATATGCATATGCAACATCAACagctatatttatatttatagctATATTtaactctcttttctctctgctggCTTTTTGCTCCCCTCTACAGGATAGCCATGACATCACCCAGCTCCCAGAGGTCGAGCAGGTGGTCTTGCCCAGGGACACCCTCTTCAGGTACTTTGAGCTGATGGAGGAGCTACAGCGCAACctggaggagaagaagaggctGCATCATCTAAAAAGTAAGTCCTGGGTGAACTGTGGGAATTGTAGTGCAGTTGTAGTTTATAGCATAGATGTTTAGAGGTGGGATGCTAAAGTGTTAGAAATAAGTGGGCAGTGAGGGGTTCACGCTCTTTATCACGCAGGTTGACAGTGAGCTCTAACCAGAGTCTTTACGATGTCTGCAGATCCTGCTGATGCACCTGGCAATGAACAAGAGGAGTCGG from Pygocentrus nattereri isolate fPygNat1 chromosome 9, fPygNat1.pri, whole genome shotgun sequence harbors:
- the LOC108436343 gene encoding LOW QUALITY PROTEIN: cation channel sperm-associated protein 2-like (The sequence of the model RefSeq protein was modified relative to this genomic sequence to represent the inferred CDS: inserted 1 base in 1 codon; deleted 1 base in 1 codon), which produces MLNTMLLGVQAETSNKPDLSLANKVLNGINWVVVAVFYLEIALKWMVDFWLFWRNAWNIFDFILTFLRTCPXSSTNTKATGVVKVLCTFRVLRALKITAKFRQVRLLALLAITRSVKDLVPVFLLLLIPMYIFAVTGIPLFKEQTQYDAENLTYGKSFEGISNSFSTVFRLLTIDHWYSLLEDGWNVPDLNKVACGAFVISWIIVGSFIFCHLFVGFMVSNFEFTRSDFVKEVQSIEKHQKADLFKAEILNKTMSQTSIQVETSASTTLCSPDQTDVDWETKVMQYLDAIKEQEEDEQEVVWPRDTLFRHYEQMEELQCNLEEKTLHHLNSGTA